In Plasmodium falciparum 3D7 genome assembly, chromosome: 13, the following are encoded in one genomic region:
- a CDS encoding tryptophan--tRNA ligase, which yields MDKLKTIYLDSALSIIKGALCIILQIPTSRTTESVKKKANNVGVITVKSILSEPTIHQYDDIKKLIKNKLQECVPFYNYNMNRSFAEKIYGDCIYDNYGLSKEINEINLIILEEWNINCNKNRVLKNTGLIKEITINQFKYSTNKESLEVHFAVSPKYTFEELSTMYKNEKGLYEFLLSPIIKIICNENDKKLLDNMNEECTYLNAEDILPKNKVLPPSGIENIDYERSKDVTPWDVNINNEEGINYNKLIKEFGCSKITENHIKRIEKLTNSKAHHFIRRGIFFSHRDLDFLLNYYEQHKCFYIYTGRGPSSLSMHLGHLIPFYFCKYLQEAFNVPLVIQLSDDEKYLFNQNYSLEYINTLTNENVKDIISVGLNPELTFIFKNTEYAGYLYPTVLSIHKKTTLNQSMNVFGFNHSDNIGKISYPSFQIAPCFSQCFPNFLGKNIPCLVPQGIDQDPYFRLSRDIAVKMALHKPVVVHSVFMPGLQGVNSKMSSTKKKKDDNGKSNSTFDHNNSVIFLTDTPEQIKNKINKYAFSGGGTTIQEHREKGGNLDKDISYQYLRYLLEDDNKLNEIGEKYKKGEMLSGEIKKILIDVLTELVLKHQEKKKSLTDEEISYFFDPNKPSLQKFKNM from the coding sequence GCAAACAATGTTGGTGTTATCACAGTAAAATCGATTTTGTCAGAACCCACAATTCATCAGTATGACGACATAAAGAAactaattaaaaataaacttCAAGAATGCGTccctttttataattataatatgaatcgTTCTTTTGCTGAGAAAATTTACGGAGACTGCATCTATGATAATTATGGATTGTCAAAAGAgattaatgaaataaatttaataatattagaagAGTGGAATATtaattgtaataaaaatagagttttaaaaaatacagGATTAATTAAAGAAATAACAATTAATCAATTTAAGTATTCAACTAATAAAGAATCTTTAGAAGTACATTTTGCTGTTAGCCCGAAATATACTTTTGAAGAATTAAGTACTATGTATAAAAATGAGAAAGGATTATATGAATTTCTTTTATCTcctattataaaaataatatgtaatgaaaatgataagaaattattagataatatgaatgaagaatgtacatatttaaatGCAGAAGATATATTACCAAAAAACAAAGTACTTCCACCTTCAGGAATTGAAAATATTGATTATGAACGTTCTAAAGATGTTACTCCTTGGgatgtaaatataaacaatgaagaaggaattaattataataaattaataaaagaatttGGTTGTTCCAAAATTACAGAAAAtcatattaaaagaattgaaaaattaacaaatagTAAAGCTCACCATTTTATAAGAAGAGGAATATTTTTTAGTCATAGAGATTTAGATTTCTtgttaaattattatgaacaaCATAAatgtttctatatatatacggGTAGAGGACCATCCTCCTTATCTATGCATTTAGGTCATTTAAtaccattttatttttgtaaatatcTACAAGAAGCTTTTAATGTTCCATTAGTTATACAATTATCagatgatgaaaaatatttatttaatcaaaattattcactagaatatattaatacattaaCTAATGAAAATGTAAAAGATATTATATCTGTAGGTTTGAATCCTGAAttaacatttatttttaaaaatacagAATATGCTGGATATTTATATCCAACCGTTTTGtctatacataaaaaaacaaCCTTAAATCAAAGTATGAACGTTTTTGGTTTTAATCATAGTGATAATATAGGAAAGATATCTTATCCATCCTTTCAAATAGCTCCATGTTTTTCTCAATGCTTTCCGAACTTTTTAGGAAAAAATATTCCCTGCTTAGTCCCTCAAGGTATTGATCAAGATCCATATTTTAGATTAAGTCGAGATATTGCAGTAAAAATGGCTTTGCACAAGCCTGTGGTTGTTCATTCGGTTTTTATGCCAGGTTTACAAGGAGTCAATTCTAAAATGAGTAgtaccaaaaaaaagaaagatgaTAATGGTAAAAGTAATAGTACGtttgatcataataatagtgTTATCTTCTTAACAGACACACCAGAAcaaatcaaaaataaaatcaacaAATATGCTTTTAGTGGAGGGGGAACCACTATACAAGAACATAGGGAAAAAGGTGGAAATCTAGATAAAGATATATCTTATCAATATTTAAGATATCTTTTAGAAGATGacaataaattaaatgaaataggagaaaaatataaaaaaggagaaATGTTAAGTggtgaaataaaaaaaatattgatagATGTTTTAACAGAATTGGTATTAAAGCATCaagagaaaaagaaatcTTTAACAGATGAAGAAATATCTTATTTCTTTGATCCAAACAAACCATCACttcaaaaatttaaaaatatgtaa